Proteins from a single region of Thermotoga maritima MSB8:
- the cheD gene encoding chemoreceptor glutamine deamidase/glutamate methylesterase CheD, with the protein MKKVIGIGEYAVMKNPGVIVTLGLGSCVAVCMRDPVAKVGAMAHVMLPDSGGKTDKPGKYADTAVKTLVEELKKMGAKVERLEAKIAGGASMFESKGMNIGARNVEAVKKHLKDFGIKLLAEDTGGNRARSVEYNIETGKLLVRKVGGGEQLEIKEI; encoded by the coding sequence ATGAAAAAAGTCATCGGAATAGGAGAATACGCGGTTATGAAGAATCCTGGAGTGATTGTGACTCTTGGATTGGGATCTTGCGTTGCTGTGTGTATGAGAGATCCTGTGGCAAAAGTCGGAGCCATGGCACACGTGATGCTTCCAGACAGCGGAGGAAAAACGGACAAACCCGGCAAATACGCAGACACGGCGGTAAAAACGCTGGTGGAAGAGTTGAAGAAAATGGGAGCAAAGGTGGAAAGACTGGAAGCGAAAATAGCGGGTGGAGCCAGTATGTTTGAATCTAAGGGGATGAACATAGGAGCGAGGAACGTAGAGGCTGTGAAAAAACATCTGAAGGATTTTGGAATCAAACTACTGGCAGAAGACACGGGGGGCAACAGAGCAAGGAGTGTTGAATACAATATTGAAACTGGAAAGCTTCTCGTGAGAAAAGTGGGTGGTGGTGAACAATTAGAAATAAAAGAAATTTAG
- the flhB gene encoding flagellar biosynthesis protein FlhB, with product MGGHGSENLSTQLERYSGTSWEIELLLFAEAERTERATPRKRRRVREEGRAPVSRELNMAVTFLVFALALKIFGYQGVERITEDVQVFLSFEETEDLLMNAVNIFKDVLLIVGAFVVFSMVAGVMIGALQTRFLFAPKALKPDLNRINPIEGFKRLFSLRSLVELLKSVLKVAIVGIVVYQVLKNRWDEMILLTEMSVNDAFANFWDITSEITLKSGMILLALAVFDYFYQRWEFEKSIRMTKQEVKDELKEVEGNPEIKRRQRQMMYDILRRRMLEEVPKADVVITNPTHFAVALKYDPDTMNAPVVVAKGVDHLAFKIIEIAKENDVPVLRNPSLARALYYKTEIGEEIPVEFYRIVAEVLVYVYAKKGVRI from the coding sequence ATGGGCGGACATGGCTCAGAAAATCTCAGCACTCAGTTGGAACGCTATTCAGGAACTTCTTGGGAAATAGAGCTCCTGCTCTTTGCCGAAGCAGAGAGAACAGAGCGCGCCACTCCCAGAAAAAGAAGGAGAGTAAGAGAAGAAGGTAGAGCTCCCGTATCCAGGGAGCTCAACATGGCTGTTACCTTTCTCGTGTTCGCCTTAGCGCTGAAGATCTTTGGATATCAGGGTGTAGAGAGGATCACAGAAGACGTTCAGGTCTTTCTTTCGTTTGAAGAAACAGAAGATCTACTCATGAATGCCGTAAACATTTTCAAAGATGTGCTTTTGATCGTAGGAGCCTTTGTGGTTTTCTCCATGGTCGCAGGTGTTATGATTGGGGCCCTTCAAACGAGATTTCTGTTTGCTCCGAAAGCGTTGAAACCGGACCTCAACAGAATCAACCCGATAGAAGGTTTTAAGAGATTGTTCTCACTCAGATCACTCGTGGAACTTTTGAAGTCTGTCCTTAAAGTCGCCATTGTGGGGATCGTGGTCTACCAGGTCTTGAAAAACAGATGGGACGAAATGATTCTCTTAACAGAAATGAGTGTGAACGACGCCTTTGCTAATTTCTGGGACATCACATCTGAGATCACGTTGAAAAGCGGAATGATCCTTCTCGCTCTCGCTGTTTTCGACTACTTCTACCAGAGATGGGAATTCGAAAAGAGCATCCGCATGACGAAGCAGGAAGTGAAGGACGAACTGAAGGAAGTGGAAGGAAATCCCGAGATAAAGCGAAGACAGAGACAGATGATGTATGATATCCTACGGAGAAGAATGCTGGAAGAGGTCCCAAAGGCGGATGTCGTGATCACCAACCCCACTCACTTCGCTGTTGCCTTGAAGTACGATCCAGATACGATGAACGCACCGGTTGTGGTAGCAAAAGGTGTGGATCATCTGGCATTTAAAATAATAGAAATCGCAAAAGAGAACGATGTACCCGTTTTGAGAAATCCGTCTCTTGCGAGGGCTCTATACTATAAGACGGAGATAGGTGAAGAAATTCCGGTAGAATTTTACAGGATAGTGGCGGAGGTACTCGTTTACGTTTACGCGAAAAAGGGCGTGAGAATTTGA
- the flhA gene encoding flagellar biosynthesis protein FlhA: MKNVDIIVSLMIVAIVLLMVLPVPDRMLDFFQILNITLSMIILFSTMYIRNALELSSFPTLLLVVTLFRLGLNVASTRLILLEGPKFQGRVIRTFGDFVVKGDYVVGLIVFFILVIIQFIVITRGAERIAEVAARFTLDAMPGKQMSVDADLNSGLITEEEARKRREDIRREADFYGAMDGASKFVRGDAIASIIIVFINIIGGLLIGMLRHGMSLAEAAQEYVILTVGDGLAAQIPALLVSTATGIIVSRAASKENLGKDLVTELSRETKVLLLTGGVLIFLGIFTPIPFFSAILGGALIFLAVYTSRAVPQEELAGPAPAERPGGPVLSTPEEVSEIIQSDTVEVEIGYGLIPLADPSQGGDLLDRITSIRKQLAFELGLVVSPIRVRDSVLLKPNEYSIKIRGSEVARYELVPNRLLAINPGTAKEKIPGIPTREPAFNLEAYWIEEWRKEEAQQKGYTVVDPPTVFATHLSEVLRRHADELLGFKELELLIEGLKEKFPKLVEDLIPDVLKPAEIKKVLQRLLKEGVSIRNLPTIFETLLESAEKSKDIDYLVESVRKALKRQIASMVRSEDGKIHAIVLERDLEQKLLESLKEIGEERELLLNPEVSRELMNKISNELGNLMKKGYQPVIVCSSRIRPYFSRYVMRTIPGVYVISYDEIPDDYTLQIEGVVKL; the protein is encoded by the coding sequence TTGAAGAATGTGGATATAATCGTTTCTTTAATGATAGTTGCTATCGTTCTTTTGATGGTTCTTCCCGTACCCGACAGGATGCTGGATTTCTTCCAGATCCTGAATATAACCCTTTCCATGATCATACTGTTTTCCACCATGTACATAAGAAACGCCCTTGAACTCTCTTCATTTCCAACACTGCTTCTTGTGGTGACCCTGTTCAGACTCGGTCTCAACGTAGCCTCAACAAGGCTCATACTCCTCGAGGGTCCAAAATTCCAGGGACGGGTTATAAGAACCTTCGGAGATTTCGTTGTGAAAGGAGATTACGTCGTTGGTCTCATCGTCTTTTTCATCCTCGTCATCATCCAGTTCATTGTTATCACCAGGGGTGCGGAGAGAATAGCGGAAGTGGCCGCAAGGTTCACTCTCGACGCCATGCCCGGAAAACAGATGAGTGTAGATGCCGATCTGAACAGCGGATTGATAACCGAAGAAGAAGCGAGGAAAAGGAGAGAAGACATCAGAAGAGAAGCGGATTTCTATGGAGCTATGGATGGTGCAAGTAAATTCGTAAGAGGAGATGCCATAGCAAGCATCATCATCGTTTTTATAAACATAATCGGCGGACTTCTGATAGGCATGCTCCGACATGGAATGAGCCTTGCAGAGGCTGCTCAGGAGTACGTGATCCTCACTGTGGGAGATGGCCTTGCGGCACAGATCCCGGCCCTTCTTGTTTCAACCGCCACCGGCATAATTGTCTCCAGAGCCGCTTCCAAGGAAAATCTCGGGAAAGATCTCGTCACGGAACTTTCGAGAGAAACGAAAGTACTTCTCCTCACCGGTGGAGTGCTGATTTTTCTGGGAATCTTCACTCCCATACCGTTCTTCAGCGCTATTCTTGGCGGAGCCCTGATCTTTCTTGCGGTGTACACCTCCAGAGCCGTTCCTCAGGAAGAACTGGCGGGGCCTGCTCCTGCGGAAAGACCTGGTGGGCCTGTTCTTTCTACACCTGAAGAGGTTTCTGAGATCATACAGAGCGATACCGTTGAGGTGGAGATCGGCTACGGACTGATACCGCTTGCCGATCCATCACAGGGAGGAGACCTCCTCGATAGAATCACCTCCATCAGAAAACAGCTCGCGTTCGAGCTGGGGCTTGTCGTCTCTCCCATCAGGGTGAGGGATAGTGTTCTTTTGAAACCAAACGAATATTCCATAAAGATCCGTGGAAGTGAAGTTGCGAGGTACGAGCTCGTACCCAACAGGCTCCTCGCCATAAATCCAGGGACTGCTAAGGAAAAGATTCCCGGTATTCCAACCAGAGAACCAGCGTTCAATCTGGAAGCATACTGGATAGAAGAGTGGAGAAAGGAAGAAGCCCAGCAAAAAGGTTACACGGTCGTGGATCCACCAACTGTGTTTGCCACACACCTCTCTGAAGTACTGAGAAGACACGCCGATGAGCTCCTCGGCTTCAAAGAGCTCGAACTTCTCATAGAAGGTCTGAAGGAGAAGTTCCCGAAGCTGGTGGAAGATCTCATACCGGATGTTTTGAAACCCGCTGAAATCAAGAAAGTGCTTCAGAGACTTCTGAAGGAAGGGGTATCCATTCGAAACCTTCCAACGATTTTTGAAACTCTCCTTGAGAGTGCTGAGAAAAGTAAGGATATAGATTACCTTGTGGAAAGTGTGAGAAAGGCACTGAAACGTCAAATAGCTTCGATGGTCCGCTCTGAAGACGGGAAGATACACGCAATCGTTCTGGAGAGAGATCTCGAACAGAAACTCCTGGAGTCGCTGAAAGAAATAGGAGAAGAAAGAGAACTGCTTCTCAACCCCGAAGTCTCAAGAGAACTGATGAACAAGATTTCAAACGAACTGGGAAATCTGATGAAAAAAGGCTATCAACCTGTAATTGTGTGTTCATCAAGGATCAGACCTTACTTCTCCAGATACGTAATGCGAACGATCCCGGGTGTTTATGTGATCTCCTACGATGAAATACCCGATGACTACACCCTTCAAATTGAAGGCGTGGTGAAATTATGA
- a CDS encoding MinD/ParA family protein, translating to MPDQAEHLRKNEPNIISVLSGKGGVGKSVIAVNLSLALKEKGLRVLLLDADVGFGSVEILLGFMAPKTLKDFFKSNVRIEDIVFETKYGVDVLSSGIDMEDLILFNLGDRRRFFDEFARLLRKYDYLVIDFPPGYNENLDQFYIQSDFLILVTSPEPTSIINTYTLIKLLSVKGITPEEIFLVMNMVRNMKEGRLAADRLKRVVERFVGFTIKNYFVIKEDQVVQRSVFLQEPFVRSHSRSQPSLAIYGLREKILKEPVQKKGFLNKIRQMLGIG from the coding sequence ATGCCAGATCAAGCGGAACATCTGAGAAAGAATGAACCGAATATAATAAGTGTTCTCAGCGGTAAGGGTGGTGTGGGAAAATCTGTTATAGCTGTCAATCTTTCCCTTGCTCTTAAAGAGAAAGGGCTGAGAGTTCTTCTGCTCGATGCCGACGTGGGATTTGGAAGCGTCGAGATCCTTCTTGGATTCATGGCACCCAAGACCCTGAAAGATTTCTTCAAGTCAAATGTGAGGATAGAAGACATCGTTTTTGAAACAAAATACGGTGTGGACGTTCTCAGTTCGGGAATAGATATGGAGGATCTCATTCTTTTCAATCTGGGCGACCGTCGCCGTTTCTTCGACGAGTTTGCCAGACTTCTCAGGAAATACGATTATCTCGTGATAGATTTTCCACCGGGGTACAACGAAAACCTGGATCAGTTTTACATCCAATCAGACTTCCTCATTCTCGTTACCAGTCCAGAACCAACTTCGATCATAAATACCTACACTCTGATAAAACTCCTTTCGGTGAAAGGGATCACACCCGAAGAGATATTTCTGGTGATGAACATGGTAAGAAACATGAAAGAAGGAAGGTTGGCAGCCGACAGATTGAAAAGGGTGGTCGAAAGATTCGTTGGCTTTACGATAAAGAACTACTTTGTGATAAAAGAGGATCAGGTTGTACAGAGGAGTGTATTTTTGCAGGAACCATTCGTACGATCTCACAGTCGATCTCAACCATCCCTTGCCATTTACGGCCTGAGGGAAAAGATTTTGAAAGAACCTGTTCAAAAGAAAGGTTTTTTGAACAAAATAAGACAAATGCTGGGAATAGGGTGA
- the mtnA gene encoding S-methyl-5-thioribose-1-phosphate isomerase, producing MKLKTKTMEWSGNSLKLLDQRKLPFIEEYVECKTHEEVAHAIKEMIVRGAPAIGVAAAFGYVLGLRDYKTGSLTDWMKQVKETLARTRPTAVNLFWALNRMEKVFFENADRENLFEILENEALKMAYEDIEVNKAIGKNGAQLIKDGSTILTHCNAGALATVDYGTALGVIRAAVESGKRIRVFADETRPYLQGARLTAWELMKDGIEVYVITDNMAGWLMKRGLIDAVVVGADRIALNGDTANKIGTYSLAVLAKRNNIPFYVAAPVSTIDPTIRSGEEIPIEERRPEEVTHCGGNRIAPEGVKVLNPAFDVTENTLITAIITEKGVIRPPFEENIKKILEV from the coding sequence ATGAAACTCAAGACGAAAACGATGGAGTGGTCGGGAAACTCTCTAAAACTCCTCGATCAGAGAAAGCTTCCATTCATTGAAGAATACGTGGAGTGCAAAACACACGAAGAGGTTGCACACGCCATAAAGGAGATGATCGTCAGAGGAGCTCCTGCCATAGGAGTCGCCGCAGCGTTCGGATACGTTCTGGGACTCAGAGATTACAAAACGGGAAGTTTGACAGACTGGATGAAACAGGTGAAAGAGACTCTGGCCAGAACAAGACCCACGGCTGTAAACCTGTTCTGGGCCCTGAACAGAATGGAAAAGGTGTTTTTCGAGAACGCTGATAGAGAGAATCTCTTCGAAATCTTAGAAAACGAAGCGTTGAAGATGGCGTATGAAGATATAGAAGTCAACAAAGCGATCGGAAAGAACGGCGCTCAGCTCATAAAAGATGGATCGACCATCCTCACTCACTGCAACGCGGGAGCTCTCGCAACTGTAGATTACGGTACTGCCCTCGGAGTGATAAGAGCAGCAGTGGAATCAGGAAAACGAATCAGAGTTTTCGCAGATGAGACAAGACCGTACCTTCAGGGAGCACGACTCACCGCTTGGGAACTCATGAAGGACGGTATAGAAGTCTATGTCATCACCGACAACATGGCCGGATGGCTGATGAAGAGAGGGTTGATCGATGCCGTTGTGGTTGGAGCGGACAGAATCGCTCTGAACGGTGACACAGCGAACAAGATAGGAACTTATTCTCTGGCCGTTCTTGCTAAGAGAAACAACATACCGTTCTATGTTGCAGCTCCTGTCTCGACGATAGACCCAACCATAAGGAGTGGGGAAGAAATACCCATAGAGGAAAGAAGACCGGAGGAGGTAACTCACTGTGGTGGGAACAGAATAGCTCCGGAGGGAGTAAAAGTTCTGAATCCCGCTTTCGATGTCACAGAAAATACCCTCATAACGGCAATAATCACGGAAAAAGGTGTGATCAGACCTCCTTTCGAAGAGAACATAAAGAAGATCCTCGAGGTGTGA
- the fliR gene encoding flagellar biosynthetic protein FliR, whose amino-acid sequence MILETIFSFLEEKFLAWMCIFTRFTGFFLIAPFFSERAFPVVVRVLLGLFTSWLMLFTVDVSIPLNTPVLSFTLNLFFNFLVGFGIGFIVYLFLQAFNGAGYIFGFQIGFGMEEVLAFGEEETNPTGELVYFIALTVFVLIKGPVLLFEGLKDSIDVFPVNLTGVTDGFFSYIVGRSSDFFVLILKIGAPVIAFMLIISIVLGIVSRLIPQMNVFMVGLPLKVIIGVILILGMLPIWADMAQKISALSWNAIQELLGK is encoded by the coding sequence GTGATTTTGGAGACCATATTCAGTTTTCTCGAAGAAAAATTCCTTGCGTGGATGTGTATTTTCACGAGGTTTACGGGATTTTTTTTGATCGCTCCTTTCTTTTCCGAGAGAGCGTTTCCTGTTGTGGTGAGGGTGCTTCTGGGACTGTTCACGAGCTGGTTGATGCTTTTCACAGTTGATGTATCCATACCCTTGAACACACCTGTTTTGAGTTTCACTTTGAATCTGTTTTTCAACTTTCTCGTTGGGTTCGGAATCGGTTTTATTGTCTATTTGTTCCTTCAGGCGTTCAACGGGGCGGGATACATCTTTGGTTTTCAAATTGGGTTCGGAATGGAAGAAGTGCTGGCTTTCGGTGAAGAAGAAACAAACCCCACAGGAGAACTGGTTTATTTCATAGCCCTTACTGTTTTTGTGCTGATAAAGGGACCTGTTCTCCTGTTCGAAGGCTTGAAAGATTCAATCGATGTCTTCCCCGTGAATCTCACAGGTGTTACGGACGGGTTCTTCTCTTACATCGTGGGAAGATCGAGCGACTTCTTCGTGTTGATCCTGAAGATAGGAGCTCCAGTTATCGCTTTCATGCTCATCATAAGCATCGTTCTCGGTATCGTTTCGAGGCTCATCCCACAGATGAACGTTTTCATGGTTGGATTGCCCCTGAAAGTGATCATTGGGGTTATATTGATTCTGGGGATGTTACCGATATGGGCGGACATGGCTCAGAAAATCTCAGCACTCAGTTGGAACGCTATTCAGGAACTTCTTGGGAAATAG
- the cheC gene encoding CheY-P phosphatase CheC, whose protein sequence is MKISERQKDLLKEIGNIGAGNAATAISYMINKKVEISVPNVEIVPISKVIFIAKDPEEIVVGVKMPVTGDIEGSVLLIMGTTVVKKILEILTGRAPDNLLNLDEFSASALREIGNIMCGTYVSALADFLGFKIDTLPPQLVIDMISAIFAEASIEELEDNSEDQIVFVETLLKVEEEEEPLTSYMMMIPKPGYLVKIFERMGIQE, encoded by the coding sequence ATGAAGATCTCAGAAAGGCAAAAAGATCTTTTAAAAGAAATAGGAAACATAGGAGCCGGAAACGCTGCCACGGCGATTTCTTACATGATAAATAAAAAGGTCGAAATCTCCGTTCCAAACGTGGAAATCGTACCTATCAGTAAAGTCATATTCATAGCGAAGGATCCCGAAGAGATAGTCGTTGGTGTGAAAATGCCCGTAACGGGAGATATAGAAGGAAGTGTCCTTCTCATAATGGGAACTACTGTTGTGAAGAAAATACTCGAAATTCTGACAGGTCGGGCTCCCGACAATCTGTTGAATCTCGATGAGTTTTCCGCTTCGGCGCTTCGGGAGATAGGGAACATAATGTGCGGTACTTACGTTTCAGCTCTCGCGGATTTTCTTGGTTTCAAGATCGACACACTTCCCCCACAGCTTGTCATCGACATGATATCTGCCATATTCGCAGAAGCTTCCATAGAAGAGCTGGAAGATAACTCGGAAGATCAGATAGTGTTTGTAGAAACGCTTCTGAAGGTGGAAGAAGAAGAAGAGCCTTTGACATCCTACATGATGATGATACCAAAGCCGGGATACCTGGTAAAGATCTTCGAAAGGATGGGGATTCAGGAATGA
- a CDS encoding flagellar brake protein, translated as MEYYTELVNAKDVIRPGQNVIVEVSAPEDLEGQYKSSVHDVDFEKRVLTLSMPSFRGRLVPLPRGTRCTVMILDSSAIYVFRTSVLESGRDEDGFPVTKVPFPGRLRKIQRRRFKRIKIFLEGTYRVASRDEPPKRFVTRDFSAGGMLMVVEDILTPEQIIYVTLDLDEDLKLKDHPARVVREAGALETGERMYGVEFLNVPPALERKLVSFVFKKEIEMRNKERSESE; from the coding sequence ATGGAGTACTACACGGAGCTCGTAAATGCAAAGGACGTGATAAGACCAGGTCAAAATGTGATCGTAGAAGTTTCTGCGCCGGAGGATCTGGAAGGTCAGTACAAAAGCAGTGTGCACGACGTGGACTTTGAAAAGAGAGTTCTCACTCTTTCGATGCCGAGTTTTCGAGGAAGATTGGTCCCACTTCCTCGCGGAACCAGGTGTACTGTGATGATACTGGACAGCTCTGCGATCTACGTTTTCAGGACGAGTGTGCTTGAAAGTGGTAGAGACGAAGACGGCTTTCCGGTGACAAAAGTACCGTTTCCCGGAAGATTGAGGAAGATTCAGAGAAGAAGATTCAAGAGAATAAAGATATTCCTCGAAGGAACGTACAGGGTCGCTTCGAGAGATGAACCACCGAAAAGATTTGTGACAAGGGATTTCAGTGCCGGGGGTATGCTTATGGTAGTTGAAGATATCCTGACACCAGAACAGATCATATACGTTACGCTTGATCTGGACGAAGATCTAAAGCTCAAGGATCACCCGGCGAGAGTCGTGAGAGAAGCAGGCGCTCTCGAAACGGGAGAGAGAATGTACGGTGTGGAATTTCTGAATGTTCCCCCTGCTTTGGAAAGGAAACTGGTGAGCTTTGTTTTCAAGAAAGAAATAGAAATGAGAAACAAGGAAAGGAGTGAAAGCGAATGA
- the flhF gene encoding flagellar biosynthesis protein FlhF yields the protein MKIKKYVAESIREAMIMIRRELGENAVILSSRRIKKGGFFGIGGKTYFEVTAAVEEERKKEENTSYRLQEILVKNRQSSNDNIKGEFDEIKRTINEIKQMLVTEKRQTLPEGLSKILYGMEKQEILPEIRYKLIDFLKMKFGDLDPNSNETFKILSEQFVNLVKTNAPDFKNAKVLFVGTTGVGKTTSLAKLAARFKIDEKKRVAILTLDTYRIAAAEQLKIYADIMDIPMKIAYTPKEAEYEMMALKDYDIVLVDTAGRSHQNDLQMSELRALSEAVKPNITFLVLSMNYKLDDMKRIVERFSAVKPTHIILTKMDETSVYGTFVNISEITGLPIAFVTNGQRVPDDIFEANPVELARIVAGEVLNHARSSGTSEKE from the coding sequence ATGAAGATAAAAAAGTACGTTGCTGAGAGCATCAGAGAAGCGATGATCATGATAAGAAGAGAACTGGGAGAAAACGCCGTCATTTTGAGTTCTCGAAGAATAAAAAAAGGGGGTTTCTTTGGAATAGGTGGAAAAACGTACTTTGAAGTGACAGCTGCAGTTGAGGAAGAAAGAAAAAAAGAGGAAAACACGAGCTACAGACTCCAAGAAATACTTGTAAAGAATCGTCAGAGTTCGAACGATAATATCAAGGGAGAGTTCGATGAGATAAAACGAACGATAAACGAGATAAAGCAGATGCTCGTGACAGAAAAAAGACAGACTCTACCAGAAGGGCTTTCAAAAATCCTTTACGGTATGGAGAAACAGGAAATTCTCCCGGAAATTAGATACAAACTAATAGATTTTCTGAAGATGAAATTTGGAGATCTGGACCCGAATTCGAACGAGACTTTCAAGATTCTGTCGGAGCAATTCGTAAACCTTGTGAAGACAAATGCACCAGACTTCAAAAACGCGAAAGTACTCTTTGTGGGAACAACTGGTGTGGGAAAAACAACTTCACTCGCCAAACTCGCGGCCCGTTTCAAGATAGACGAGAAAAAACGCGTCGCTATACTGACGCTTGACACGTACCGGATAGCAGCGGCAGAGCAGTTGAAGATATATGCGGATATCATGGATATTCCCATGAAGATCGCCTATACTCCAAAAGAAGCGGAATACGAAATGATGGCTCTGAAAGATTACGACATCGTTCTTGTGGACACAGCCGGGAGAAGCCATCAAAACGATCTTCAGATGAGCGAACTCAGAGCACTTTCGGAAGCTGTAAAACCAAACATCACTTTTCTGGTACTTTCCATGAACTACAAACTCGATGACATGAAAAGAATCGTTGAAAGGTTCTCTGCTGTGAAACCAACTCACATCATTCTCACCAAGATGGATGAAACATCGGTATACGGAACGTTCGTGAACATATCGGAAATCACGGGACTTCCAATTGCATTCGTGACAAACGGGCAGAGAGTCCCTGACGATATATTCGAAGCGAATCCCGTGGAACTTGCCAGGATTGTTGCCGGTGAGGTGTTGAATCATGCCAGATCAAGCGGAACATCTGAGAAAGAATGA
- a CDS encoding FliA/WhiG family RNA polymerase sigma factor, producing the protein MWNKESVIRSLLPFIKRIAEDLAQTLPPNVEVDDLIQEGIVAALSSLERYDPSKASFTTFIMKRVKGAMYDYLRKIDWMPRNLRKNVKMIERVIYESEEFPSDEEIARKTGLELKEVVRARNEMMRKQLLMIDAMEDEIVLKTEGPDENAYRELLVEEMKKAIEKLSDKEKLVLSLRFEKGLSLKEIARVLGVSESRVSQIISKSLLKIKKEVMGDDQAG; encoded by the coding sequence GTGTGGAACAAGGAAAGTGTGATAAGAAGCTTGCTTCCGTTCATAAAGAGAATAGCTGAAGATCTGGCACAGACTTTACCCCCAAACGTAGAGGTAGACGATCTGATCCAGGAAGGAATCGTCGCGGCCCTGTCTTCTCTGGAAAGATACGATCCATCGAAAGCGAGTTTCACGACGTTCATAATGAAAAGAGTGAAAGGTGCCATGTACGACTATTTGAGAAAAATAGACTGGATGCCAAGGAACCTGAGAAAAAACGTGAAGATGATCGAAAGAGTGATATACGAAAGCGAGGAGTTTCCATCCGATGAAGAGATAGCCAGAAAAACCGGTCTCGAATTGAAAGAAGTCGTTCGTGCAAGAAACGAAATGATGAGAAAGCAACTTCTCATGATAGATGCGATGGAAGACGAAATCGTTCTGAAAACAGAGGGGCCAGACGAAAACGCGTACCGTGAACTTCTGGTGGAAGAGATGAAGAAGGCAATAGAAAAACTTTCGGACAAAGAAAAACTGGTTCTGTCTCTCAGATTCGAAAAGGGTCTATCTTTGAAGGAGATAGCGAGAGTGCTCGGTGTATCCGAATCCCGTGTTTCTCAGATTATAAGTAAGTCCCTTCTGAAAATAAAGAAAGAAGTGATGGGCGATGATCAGGCCGGTTGA
- a CDS encoding stage V sporulation protein S, producing the protein MEILKVSSNSNPNKVAGAIAGSLTKSEKVEIQAIGAGAVNQAVKALAVARRFLEESGKDLFVVPGFIEIKIGDDVRTGISFKVFLENNKNE; encoded by the coding sequence ATGGAAATCCTGAAGGTCAGTTCGAACTCGAACCCCAACAAGGTAGCCGGTGCGATAGCGGGTTCTCTTACCAAGAGCGAAAAGGTGGAGATTCAGGCTATCGGTGCTGGTGCAGTGAACCAGGCAGTAAAGGCTCTGGCAGTCGCAAGGAGATTTCTGGAAGAGTCTGGCAAGGACCTCTTCGTTGTACCGGGTTTCATTGAAATCAAAATAGGGGATGATGTGAGAACAGGTATTTCTTTCAAAGTCTTTCTGGAAAATAACAAAAATGAGTGA